Sequence from the Corallococcus soli genome:
GTGCGCGAAACCATCAGGGACTCCTTCGCGCGCCCTGGGGGAGGCGCAGCGTGGGTCCAACAGAGAGCAATTCGCGTGCCGTGAAGCCTGACACCCAACCGGCCGGAATGTGGGGTGTGCGCAAGCCGGGGGGTGCCGTTTGACGTCAGCGGGCTGCGCAAAGTTTGCGAGCCCGACAATCCTTGCGATGCCGCCGCCCTTGTCCGGGCGGGGCGGTGCGGCTAGCGCGGGCCGCCGCGCAGGGCCGCGTGCAGGCGGAGCATGTCGTCCAGCGCGCCCGGGTCCACCAGCTCCAGGGCGGCCTTCTGGGAGAGTCCGCGCGGCGTCTGGCGGTACTCCTCCTCCTCCTCCTCGCCGCCACCCTTGCCGCCCTTGTCGTCGCCGCCGCCCTTGCCGTCGCCGCCCTTGGGCATCAACGACACGGGCTGGGAGATGCCCGCCTCCATGCGGGGGAAGGCGTTGGCGTCGGCGCGCACCGAGGCGAAGAGGCTGACCATGGACAGGCAGAACACGATGGCGACAGTGAAGGTCTTCATGGGTGTCTCCGATTCTCCCACTTCCTCGACGCCTGGGGGCGAGGGGTTATTCACGACGTCCGCTACTTCGCCTTGAGGGTGCGGATGTATCGCACCAGCGCGTCCATCTGCTCCGGGGTGAGCCGGTCCTTGTAGCCCTTCATCTTCGTGTTGCGGGAGGAGCCATTGGCGATGACGTCGCGCAGGGCCGCGTCCGTCTGGGCCTTCTGCCAGGCGGCCTGGCTCATGTCGGCGATGGCCTCCTTCTGGCCCAGGCGCGTCTGCGCGCGGCCGTCCGGGCCGTGGCAGGACTTGCAGCTCTTCCCCCAGAGGTCCGCGACGTCCTCGGCCCGGGCCTGGGGGGCGCACAGCAGCAGGGTGGATACCAGCAGGCACAGCCGCGTCGTCATGCACCGTCTCCCGAGCGAAGGCGGGGGCAGTATAGCGACGGTGTCAGGACCCCGCGCGGGGCCAGAAGGGCGTCGCGGCCCGCCCGGGGGGCTGCAACCAGACGGACTGGAGGAAGCGCACCGCGTTCTGGTCCGCGGTGTCATCGCGCGTGAACGCCGCCTGGGCGCCGCCGAGCAGCGCCAGCGTCACGAGCCCCGCCGCCCATGCCAGGGGCGGGGCGGGGCGGCCGGCCGCGTCGCGCCCCAGGGCGAGGAACACGCAGGCCGCCACGCCGACGAGCGCCGCCAGCAGCAGGGCGCCCGCGAGCGCCGTGGGGAGGCCCAGGAAGGCGAGGACGTTGGGCGGGTGGTAGCCGGCCTGGAGCAGCGGCCGCGCCAGCGCGAGCACCGGGGTGGAGACGTCGTCGGGGATGTAGTTGACGAAGGTGGCGAGGCCCGTGACGAGCACCGACGCCGCGCACAGCATGGCCGCGATGCCCGACAGCCACGGACGCCCGGCTTCGCGCAGCCGCTCCAGCACCAGCCCCGCGGGCAGCAGCAGGAAGGGCACGAGGCCGGTGAGGTGGCGCGGCCCCGTCGTCCAGCCCCAGGAGTCGTAGGTGAACGACGACGTGAAGTACGTGTAGCCGGCGAGCGTCACCGCGGTCAGCCAGAAGAGGGCGCGCGCCTCCGGGGACGTGCGGCCCTGGCGCTTCAAGAGGCCCAGGCCGGGCAGCGCGAGCAGCAGGAAGGGCGACAGCGTGAACAGCCCCCGCAGCGGGGAGAAGAACGACAGGAGGAAGGCGCGCGGATCCGGCGTGCGGATGCCCAGGAAGCCGCCCAGGTGCCACGGCTGGTAGGCCGCGTCGTTGAGGTGCTTGTAGCCGGTCTCCAGCGGGTGGCCGAAGGTGGCCTGGTGGTAGAGCATCAGCGCCGCGACGAAGGGCAGCGCGCCCAGGAAGGAGAGCCCCGTGGCCCGGCCCAGTCGCTGGAGCCGCGCGCTCCACGGCGCCTGCGTCCCCAGCAGGGTGAGGGCCGCGTAGAGGATGAGGCCCAGGACGCCCAGGGCGCCGGTGTACTCGGCGGCGACGGTGGCGCCCGCGCACGCGCCCGCGACGACGTAGCCCCGCTCACGCCACTCGCCGCGCGACAGCCGCCACAGCGCGTAGAAGCCGGCGAAGAGCAGCACCGCCGTCGTCTGGTGGCTCATGAAGAGCAGCGAATAGCTGAACGCCAGCGAGCCCAGCGCGTACGTCACCGTCACCGCGTCCGCGACGGTGGGCGACAGCCACGCGCGCAGGAAGCGGCGCACGAGCCACAGCAGCAGCAACGTGGGCAGCACCGTGAGGACCAGCCGACTGAAGAAGACGAGCGGCACCTCCGGCACTGCGTAGCGGTGGCCTCCGCCCACGGCGCGCAGGGCCGCGTACACGGGCACCGCGGCGAAGGACAGCAGCGGCGCCTTGGACGGGTAGTACTTCCCGTTCATCACCGACAGGTCGCCCACGGGGCCGTAGTCGCGCAGGGCGCGGTTGATCTCCAGCGTGCCGTCCTCCACCAGCGCGCGTGTCTGCCACAGCCGGCACAGCTCGTTGGGCGAGCGCAGGCCCGGGTGGTACGGGAAGAGGAGCACGTAGAGCGCCGCCACCGTGGCCCACACCGCGCGGGGCAGTCCCGGGGCCCGGAGGGGCGCGGGCCCGGCGGTGGGCGCCGCCGGGGCCGGGCCTGAGGACGGCGGGGTGGGGTGGGGCGCGGCGCTCAAGGGGGCGTCAGACGGCGCGGCCGACGGCGAACAGGCTCATGCCCACGGGCAGCTTCACGCGCTGTTCGGCCTGGGCGAACAGGGGCGCGAACGTGTCGTAGAGCTTCAGCTGGAGCTTGGGGACCGCGCGGCGGCGCAGCAGGCGGCTGTTGACGAACCAGCCCGGCAGGCCGACGAGGTTCATCCACTCCAGCGTGTCCACGCGGAAGCCGTTCTGCTCCAGCACCGCGCGCAGCGACGCGGGCGTGTAGCGGCGGTGGTGGCCCACCGCCTCGTCGATGGCGCCGAAGAGCTGCGGCAGCGCCGGCACGAGGATGAGCACGCGGCCGTCCGGCTGGAGGATTTGACGGAAGCGGCGCACCGCGGACGCGTCGTCCGGGATGTGCTCCAGCACGTTGG
This genomic interval carries:
- a CDS encoding c-type cytochrome — encoded protein: MTTRLCLLVSTLLLCAPQARAEDVADLWGKSCKSCHGPDGRAQTRLGQKEAIADMSQAAWQKAQTDAALRDVIANGSSRNTKMKGYKDRLTPEQMDALVRYIRTLKAK